A stretch of Saccharothrix texasensis DNA encodes these proteins:
- a CDS encoding response regulator, translating into MAEPIRVLLADDEPMYLGAIRLLVDADPGVEVVAAAGTGREACELAARHRPHVAVLDVRMPDLDGIDATRRITALPDAPKVLVLTTFDLDGVVYETLRAGASGFLLKDVPPHRLLDAIRTVAAGEALLAPTVTRRLIADFLRSPAPPRVRRPLDRVTPREREVLRLITRGLSNTEIEQALHLSRHTVKTHIGHLMAKLAARDRAQLVIAGYEAGLADT; encoded by the coding sequence ATGGCTGAGCCGATCCGCGTGCTGCTGGCCGACGACGAGCCGATGTACCTCGGCGCCATCCGGTTGCTGGTCGACGCGGACCCCGGCGTGGAGGTGGTCGCGGCGGCGGGCACCGGTCGGGAGGCGTGCGAGCTGGCCGCCCGGCACCGGCCGCACGTCGCGGTGCTCGACGTCCGGATGCCCGACCTCGACGGCATCGACGCCACCCGGCGCATCACCGCGCTGCCCGACGCGCCCAAGGTCCTCGTCCTCACCACGTTCGACCTCGACGGCGTCGTCTACGAGACGTTGCGCGCGGGTGCGAGCGGGTTCCTGCTCAAGGACGTCCCGCCGCACCGGCTGCTCGACGCCATCAGGACGGTCGCGGCGGGCGAAGCGCTGCTCGCGCCCACCGTCACGCGCAGGCTCATCGCGGACTTCCTCCGCTCCCCCGCGCCGCCCCGCGTCCGACGGCCGCTCGACCGCGTGACCCCTCGGGAGCGGGAAGTGCTCCGACTGATCACGAGGGGACTGTCCAACACCGAGATCGAGCAGGCCCTGCACCTGAGCCGGCACACGGTCAAGACCCACATCGGGCACCTCATGGCGAAGCTGGCCGCCCGCGACCGGGCCCAACTGGTGATCGCGGGCTACGAAGCAGGCCTCGCCGACACCTGA
- a CDS encoding sensor histidine kinase: MVGLGPKGLLVADAVIAGVVVVWAVLRAPALDVVAVVSAVALGVPLAARRLRPTAVLSTVLPVGAAAIAVGTGTESTVVAVALALHPVALSSFRSGALGLVAALACVVTAGVAVATVPGLPLVPAPAGTESFATNPVSTSLFSAVVVTGSWAVAAAVRTRRRHRAELAESRTARAVAEERLRIARDIHDVVGHNLSLIAMKAAVANHVAGTRPDEREAALRGIEQVSRSALADVRTVLGGLREPSAPAGAAGLDRLVDDARSAGVDVTVEQADLSGTPAAVRISAYRIVQEALTNVRRHGRPPRCHLVTAVEPGRLVISVVSALDEDTDPGRDGHGLLGMRERVALHGGTLRAGRAPGGYEVRATLPFEPDARHG; encoded by the coding sequence GTGGTGGGACTCGGCCCGAAGGGGCTGCTGGTGGCGGACGCCGTGATCGCGGGCGTGGTGGTGGTGTGGGCGGTCCTGCGCGCGCCCGCCCTGGACGTGGTCGCCGTGGTCTCGGCCGTGGCGCTCGGCGTTCCGCTCGCCGCGCGCCGGCTGCGGCCCACCGCCGTGCTGTCCACCGTGCTGCCGGTCGGCGCGGCGGCGATCGCGGTCGGCACCGGGACCGAGTCGACGGTGGTGGCCGTCGCGCTGGCGCTCCACCCGGTGGCGCTGTCGTCGTTCCGGTCGGGCGCGCTGGGCCTGGTCGCGGCGCTGGCGTGCGTGGTGACGGCCGGCGTGGCGGTGGCGACCGTGCCGGGTCTGCCGCTCGTCCCGGCCCCGGCGGGCACCGAGTCGTTCGCCACGAACCCGGTGTCCACCTCGCTGTTCAGCGCGGTGGTCGTCACCGGGTCGTGGGCGGTCGCCGCCGCCGTGCGCACCCGCAGGCGGCACCGCGCCGAGCTGGCCGAGTCGCGCACCGCGCGGGCGGTGGCCGAGGAGCGGCTGCGCATCGCCCGCGACATCCACGACGTGGTCGGGCACAACCTCAGCCTGATCGCCATGAAGGCCGCGGTCGCCAACCACGTGGCGGGCACGCGGCCCGACGAGCGGGAGGCGGCGCTGCGGGGCATCGAGCAGGTGAGCCGGTCGGCGCTGGCGGACGTGCGGACCGTGCTCGGCGGGCTGCGCGAGCCGTCGGCCCCGGCGGGCGCCGCCGGGCTGGACCGGCTGGTGGACGACGCGCGGTCGGCCGGCGTCGACGTGACGGTCGAGCAGGCCGACCTGTCCGGGACGCCGGCGGCGGTGCGGATCTCGGCCTACCGCATCGTGCAGGAGGCGTTGACCAACGTGCGGCGTCACGGCCGCCCGCCGCGGTGTCACCTGGTCACGGCCGTCGAGCCGGGCAGGCTCGTCATCTCCGTGGTCTCCGCCCTCGATGAGGACACGGACCCGGGCCGCGACGGGCACGGCCTGCTGGGGATGCGGGAACGGGTCGCGCTCCACGGCGGCACGCTGCGCGCGGGCCGCGCGCCCGGTGGCTACGAGGTCCGCGCCACGCTCCCGTTCGAGCCCGACGCCCGTCATGGCTGA
- a CDS encoding serine hydrolase domain-containing protein, with protein sequence MITSILSTLIVSAVSLGPATAAAPTVDGAAVDAVVRQYREDTALPGVAVAVTHGTEVVRTAGYGHTPDGDPVSKHTTMAAASVSKSFTALAVMRLVESGRIRLDDRVRAHLPEFTMADPRAADITVRHLLDQTSGLSDTTHRSFSGPPVHTLAEAVAAMRDSKPAAAPGTRWEYHNPNFQVAARLVEVVAGLPFADHLRREVFAPLGMADSRTADTASDLPPSAAGHVKVLGLPVALPEPPAFGNGSGGVLTSAHDLAAWLIAQNNGGRGPDGTSVATPRSIAETHTPSTASPSYGLGWFVGVTPSGAPLVDHGGDLFTSTAYQALLPASGHGIAVLANTGMRHGDAQAIGARLIALVEGRRLPPVDDPHTLVDVVLLGLTPVVGALALRGALRSRRWAARRRSTAWTVARLLPLALPLLLLTTIHRVVGLLYRGRDVSWAQVPYLYPTFVVLLSVAALGGVAVLVARLAAAAGRRGSAG encoded by the coding sequence GTGATCACCTCGATCCTGTCCACATTGATCGTCTCCGCCGTGTCCCTCGGTCCTGCCACCGCGGCTGCGCCCACCGTCGACGGCGCCGCCGTCGACGCGGTCGTGCGGCAGTACCGGGAGGACACGGCCCTGCCGGGGGTCGCGGTGGCCGTCACGCACGGCACCGAGGTCGTGCGCACCGCCGGGTACGGCCACACCCCGGACGGCGACCCGGTGTCCAAGCACACCACCATGGCCGCGGCGTCGGTGAGCAAGTCGTTCACGGCGTTGGCGGTGATGCGGCTCGTGGAGAGCGGTCGGATCCGGCTCGACGACCGGGTGCGCGCGCACCTGCCCGAGTTCACCATGGCCGACCCGCGGGCCGCCGACATCACCGTGCGCCACCTGCTCGACCAGACCTCGGGCCTGTCGGACACGACCCACCGGTCGTTCAGCGGCCCACCGGTGCACACGCTCGCGGAGGCCGTGGCGGCGATGCGCGACTCGAAGCCGGCCGCCGCGCCCGGCACGCGCTGGGAGTACCACAACCCGAACTTCCAGGTGGCGGCCCGGCTGGTCGAGGTCGTCGCCGGCCTGCCGTTCGCCGACCACCTGCGCCGCGAGGTCTTCGCACCGCTCGGCATGGCCGACAGCCGCACCGCCGACACCGCGAGCGACCTGCCGCCGAGCGCCGCGGGTCACGTCAAGGTCCTCGGCCTGCCCGTGGCGCTGCCCGAACCACCGGCGTTCGGCAACGGCTCCGGTGGCGTGCTCACCTCCGCCCACGACCTGGCGGCGTGGCTGATCGCGCAGAACAACGGCGGGCGCGGGCCCGACGGCACGTCGGTCGCCACCCCGCGGAGCATCGCCGAGACCCACACGCCGTCCACCGCGTCGCCGTCCTACGGCCTCGGCTGGTTCGTGGGCGTCACACCGTCCGGCGCCCCGCTGGTCGACCACGGCGGCGACCTGTTCACCTCGACCGCGTACCAGGCCCTGCTGCCCGCCTCCGGCCACGGCATCGCCGTCCTGGCCAACACCGGGATGCGGCACGGCGACGCCCAGGCGATCGGCGCGCGGCTCATCGCCCTGGTCGAAGGCAGGCGACTGCCGCCCGTGGACGACCCGCACACCCTCGTGGACGTGGTGCTGCTCGGCCTCACCCCCGTGGTCGGGGCGCTGGCCCTTCGCGGTGCGCTCCGGTCGCGGCGGTGGGCCGCGCGCCGACGGTCGACCGCGTGGACGGTGGCGCGCCTGCTGCCGCTCGCGCTACCGCTCCTGCTCCTGACCACGATCCACCGGGTCGTCGGCCTCCTGTACCGAGGGCGTGACGTGTCCTGGGCGCAGGTGCCGTACCTGTACCCGACGTTCGTGGTCCTGCTGTCGGTGGCGGCTCTCGGCGGCGTCGCCGTGCTCGTCGCCCGGCTCGCCGCGGCGGCCGGGCGTCGGGGCTCGGCCGGTTGA
- a CDS encoding LuxR C-terminal-related transcriptional regulator, with the protein MLEGLLSMGAGALYDSLVRGGPIAVDDPRADSSDMAELFEKGFVRRDYRGDPTIAPVEPVRAVDHAILAAQQQVLDQQRAIVAARHQLDVLQAAYRMANSSGDTADIEIVTDPQRIGQISFELCLSAREEFVTFSTRHFRKAPSAQTVMTLPAVVAERGVVLRNVCERAVLEFESSRDMVEGNIKAGWQMRAVPELPMKMVIADRHSALVPLDPTGMEGALLIRTPTIIAALRMLFELVWSQAVPVGAQETGSRNGLTPTQAKVLDLLATGMTDGAIARHMKISERTVRRYVSGLLEALQADNRVAAVYAATRLGWLN; encoded by the coding sequence ATGCTCGAAGGGCTGCTTTCCATGGGCGCGGGAGCGCTGTACGACTCGTTGGTGCGCGGCGGGCCGATCGCCGTGGACGACCCGCGCGCGGACAGCTCGGACATGGCCGAGCTGTTCGAGAAGGGGTTCGTGCGCCGCGACTACCGGGGCGACCCGACCATCGCGCCGGTCGAGCCGGTGCGCGCGGTCGACCACGCCATCCTCGCCGCGCAGCAGCAGGTGCTCGACCAGCAGCGGGCGATCGTGGCGGCCCGGCACCAGCTCGACGTGCTGCAGGCCGCCTACCGGATGGCGAACTCCTCGGGCGACACCGCCGACATCGAGATCGTCACCGACCCGCAGCGCATCGGCCAGATCTCGTTCGAGCTGTGCCTGTCCGCGCGGGAGGAGTTCGTGACGTTCTCCACCCGGCACTTCCGCAAGGCGCCCAGCGCGCAGACGGTGATGACGCTGCCCGCCGTCGTGGCCGAGCGGGGCGTGGTGCTGCGCAACGTGTGCGAACGGGCGGTGCTGGAGTTCGAGAGCTCCCGCGACATGGTCGAGGGCAACATCAAGGCGGGCTGGCAGATGCGCGCGGTGCCGGAGCTGCCGATGAAGATGGTGATCGCCGACCGGCACTCGGCGCTGGTGCCGCTGGACCCGACCGGCATGGAGGGCGCGCTGCTGATCCGGACGCCGACGATCATCGCCGCGCTGCGGATGCTGTTCGAGCTGGTGTGGAGCCAGGCGGTGCCGGTCGGCGCGCAGGAGACCGGCTCGCGCAACGGGCTCACCCCGACCCAGGCCAAGGTGCTGGACCTGCTGGCCACGGGCATGACCGACGGCGCCATCGCCCGGCACATGAAGATCAGCGAACGGACGGTCCGCCGGTACGTCTCGGGGCTGCTGGAGGCCCTGCAAGCGGACAACCGGGTGGCCGCGGTGTACGCGGCCACCCGGTTGGGTTGGCTGAACTGA